In Bacillus rossius redtenbacheri isolate Brsri chromosome 15, Brsri_v3, whole genome shotgun sequence, one genomic interval encodes:
- the LOC134539196 gene encoding poly(ADP-ribose) glycohydrolase isoform X2 — protein sequence MCLSFNASTILNIDMEDKTENYRGKNLQKDYEFTEPMSEDMFEDDFPMLEEGASQSSSKSNAVSKDGDGDLAEEELGSWRGQRLSDLPNRHCPALPPVAPSASHTVLFELPVQSGCLPRPHPPRLKDKWDSNHVRMPCSPMSMYPVQNDGADGKAESLRPRWDIIEEALLKPITSSHQLQEAIFSYNARYDFWDFSTLHSFCTEYLSSTESARFFTVLLPMVVQLALRLPALVTGGVPLLAQHAGRAVSLSQQQVACLLANAFLCTFPRRNSSRRSSEYSSYPDINFSRLFCSARKNSTCCLEKLQCIVHYFWRVCTKMPEGVVTFSRQYVSQARLPAWAGSRSLLPLLHVSSTGTIEDEGGGCLQVDFANKKVGGGVLGAGCVQEEIRFVICPELLAARLFTQELDSTEALVVVGCERYSSYTGYGDTFKWAGDYVDSTPRDSSGRRSCAIVAMDALLLDAARSQFAPSCMQRELNKAYAGFHSPELPAGRLCPVATGNWGCGAFRGDTRLKALLQLMAAGEAGRHLAYFTFGDTGLRDDVFELHALLAKHGVTVGELWKMLVQYHERSRGDGEMLQNLYPYLRKTVARRASAAGSAQARRSPSGSAKPGHAVRTVAQSPSCEASKRSSPSQGKPWPRQKLLSTDDLEALSVFVQDEAVAAGGGTAEEGNTPESKRAGRKERRGQEGRLLSFLDDCDKKAQTTIVDYFRPK from the exons ATGTGTTT GTCTTTTAATGcaagtacaattttaaatatagaTATGGAAGATAAAACTGAAAATTATCGTG GAAAAAACTTACAGAAAGATTATGAATTTACGGAGCCAATGTCGGAAGACATGTTTGAAGATGACTTTCCAATGCTGGAAGAAGGAGCAAGTCAAAGCTCTTCAAAATCTAatg CGGTGTCCAAGGACGGAGATGGCGACCTGGCGGAGGAGGAACTGGGGTCGTGGCGGGGGCAGCGACTCTCGGACCTGCCCAACAGGCACTGCCCCGCGCTGCCGCCCGTGGCACCTTCGGCCAGCCACACCGTGCTGTTTGAG TTGCCGGTGCAGAGCGGGTGCCTGCCCCGGCCCCACCCGCCCCGGCTGAAAGACAAGTGGGACAGCAACCATGTGCGAATGCCCTGCTCGCCCATGAGCATGTACCCAGTCCAGAAC GATGGGGCGGACGGCAAGGCGGAGTCGCTGCGGCCTCGCTGGGACATCATCGAGGAAGCACTACTCAAGCCTATTACGTCCAGCCACCAGCTGCAGGAGGCAATATTCTCCTACAACGCACGATACGACTTCTGGGACTTTTCCACCCTTCACTCTTTCTGCACAGAG TACCTGTCGAGCACGGAGTCGGCGCGCTTCTTCACAGTCCTGCTGCCCATGGTGGTGCAGCTGGCCCTGCGGCTGCCCGCGCTGGTGACGGGCGGCGTGCCGCTGCTGGCCCAGCACGCCGGCCGCGCAGTCAGCCTCTCCCAGCAGCAGGTGGCCTGCCTGCTGGCCAACGCCTTCCTCTGCACCTTCCCCCGCCGCAACTCCTCCCGGCGCTCCTCCGAGTACAGCAGCTACCCCGACATCAACTTCAGCCG GTTGTTCTGCTCCGCTCGCAAGAACTCCACGTGCTGCCTGGAGAAGCTTCAGTGCATCGTGCACTACTTCTGGCGGGTCTGCACCAAAA TGCCGGAGGGCGTGGTCACCTTCTCCCGCCAGTACGTGTCGCAGGCGCGGCTGCCGGCGTGGGCCGGGTCCCGGAGCCTGCTCCCGCTGCTCCACGTGTCCAGCACGGGCACCATCGAGGACGAGGGGGGCGGCTGCCTGCAGGTCGACTTCGCCAACAA GAAGGTCGGCGGCGGCGTGCTGGGCGCGGGGTGCGTGCAGGAGGAGATACGCTTCGTGATCTGCCCCGAGCTCTTGGCGGCCCGCCTGTTCACCCAGGAGCTGGACAGCACAGAGGCCCTCGTCGTCGTCG GCTGTGAGCGGTACAGCTCCTACACGGGCTACGGGGACACCTTCAAGTGGGCCGGCGACTACGTGGACTCGACCCCGCGAGACAGCTCCGGCCGGCGGTCGTGTGCCATCGTCGCGATGGATGCCTTGCTGCTGGATGCCGCCCGGTCCCAGTTCGCCCCCTCGTGCATGCAGCGGGAGCTGAACAAG GCGTACGCGGGGTTCCACAGCCCGGAGCTGCCCGCGGGGCGGCTCTGCCCCGTCGCCACGGGCAACTGGGGGTGCGGCGCCTTCAGGGGCGACACGCGCCTCAAGGCCCTGCTGCAGCTGATGGCGGCGGGCGAGGCGGGGAGGCACCTCGCCTACTTCACCTTCGGCGACACGGGGCTGCGCGACGACGTGTTCGAGCTGCACGCCCTGCTGGCCAAGCACGGGGTCACCGTGG GCGAGCTGTGGAAGATGCTGGTGCAGTACCACGAGCGGAGCAGAGGCGACGGAGAGATGCTGCAGAACCTCTACCCGTACCTGCGCAAGACCGTCGCGCGCCGCGCGTCCGCAGCCGGGAGCGCGCAAGCGCGAAGATCCCCGAGCGGCTCCGCGAAGCCCGGGCATGCGGTCAGGACAG TCGCACAGAGCCCCAGCTGCGAGGCTTCGAAGCGCTCGAGCCCGTCCCAGGGCAAGCCGTGGCCCCGGCAGAAGCTCCTAAGCACGGACGACCTTGAGGCGCTGAGCGTGTTCGTGCAGGACGAGGCGGTGGCGGCCGGAGGGGGGACAGCGGAGGAGGGGAACACGCCCGAGAGCAAGCGCGCAGGGAGGAAGGAGAGGCGGGGGCAAGAGGGCCGGCTGCTCTCCTTCCTGGACGACTGCGACAAGAAGGCGCAGACCACTATAGTGGACTACTTCCGCCCCAAGTAG
- the LOC134539196 gene encoding poly(ADP-ribose) glycohydrolase isoform X5 translates to MCLSFNASTILNIDMEDKTENYRAVSKDGDGDLAEEELGSWRGQRLSDLPNRHCPALPPVAPSASHTVLFELPVQSGCLPRPHPPRLKDKWDSNHVRMPCSPMSMYPVQNDGADGKAESLRPRWDIIEEALLKPITSSHQLQEAIFSYNARYDFWDFSTLHSFCTEYLSSTESARFFTVLLPMVVQLALRLPALVTGGVPLLAQHAGRAVSLSQQQVACLLANAFLCTFPRRNSSRRSSEYSSYPDINFSRLFCSARKNSTCCLEKLQCIVHYFWRVCTKMPEGVVTFSRQYVSQARLPAWAGSRSLLPLLHVSSTGTIEDEGGGCLQVDFANKKVGGGVLGAGCVQEEIRFVICPELLAARLFTQELDSTEALVVVGCERYSSYTGYGDTFKWAGDYVDSTPRDSSGRRSCAIVAMDALLLDAARSQFAPSCMQRELNKAYAGFHSPELPAGRLCPVATGNWGCGAFRGDTRLKALLQLMAAGEAGRHLAYFTFGDTGLRDDVFELHALLAKHGVTVGELWKMLVQYHERSRGDGEMLQNLYPYLRKTVARRASAAGSAQARRSPSGSAKPGHAVRTVAQSPSCEASKRSSPSQGKPWPRQKLLSTDDLEALSVFVQDEAVAAGGGTAEEGNTPESKRAGRKERRGQEGRLLSFLDDCDKKAQTTIVDYFRPK, encoded by the exons ATGTGTTT GTCTTTTAATGcaagtacaattttaaatatagaTATGGAAGATAAAACTGAAAATTATCGTG CGGTGTCCAAGGACGGAGATGGCGACCTGGCGGAGGAGGAACTGGGGTCGTGGCGGGGGCAGCGACTCTCGGACCTGCCCAACAGGCACTGCCCCGCGCTGCCGCCCGTGGCACCTTCGGCCAGCCACACCGTGCTGTTTGAG TTGCCGGTGCAGAGCGGGTGCCTGCCCCGGCCCCACCCGCCCCGGCTGAAAGACAAGTGGGACAGCAACCATGTGCGAATGCCCTGCTCGCCCATGAGCATGTACCCAGTCCAGAAC GATGGGGCGGACGGCAAGGCGGAGTCGCTGCGGCCTCGCTGGGACATCATCGAGGAAGCACTACTCAAGCCTATTACGTCCAGCCACCAGCTGCAGGAGGCAATATTCTCCTACAACGCACGATACGACTTCTGGGACTTTTCCACCCTTCACTCTTTCTGCACAGAG TACCTGTCGAGCACGGAGTCGGCGCGCTTCTTCACAGTCCTGCTGCCCATGGTGGTGCAGCTGGCCCTGCGGCTGCCCGCGCTGGTGACGGGCGGCGTGCCGCTGCTGGCCCAGCACGCCGGCCGCGCAGTCAGCCTCTCCCAGCAGCAGGTGGCCTGCCTGCTGGCCAACGCCTTCCTCTGCACCTTCCCCCGCCGCAACTCCTCCCGGCGCTCCTCCGAGTACAGCAGCTACCCCGACATCAACTTCAGCCG GTTGTTCTGCTCCGCTCGCAAGAACTCCACGTGCTGCCTGGAGAAGCTTCAGTGCATCGTGCACTACTTCTGGCGGGTCTGCACCAAAA TGCCGGAGGGCGTGGTCACCTTCTCCCGCCAGTACGTGTCGCAGGCGCGGCTGCCGGCGTGGGCCGGGTCCCGGAGCCTGCTCCCGCTGCTCCACGTGTCCAGCACGGGCACCATCGAGGACGAGGGGGGCGGCTGCCTGCAGGTCGACTTCGCCAACAA GAAGGTCGGCGGCGGCGTGCTGGGCGCGGGGTGCGTGCAGGAGGAGATACGCTTCGTGATCTGCCCCGAGCTCTTGGCGGCCCGCCTGTTCACCCAGGAGCTGGACAGCACAGAGGCCCTCGTCGTCGTCG GCTGTGAGCGGTACAGCTCCTACACGGGCTACGGGGACACCTTCAAGTGGGCCGGCGACTACGTGGACTCGACCCCGCGAGACAGCTCCGGCCGGCGGTCGTGTGCCATCGTCGCGATGGATGCCTTGCTGCTGGATGCCGCCCGGTCCCAGTTCGCCCCCTCGTGCATGCAGCGGGAGCTGAACAAG GCGTACGCGGGGTTCCACAGCCCGGAGCTGCCCGCGGGGCGGCTCTGCCCCGTCGCCACGGGCAACTGGGGGTGCGGCGCCTTCAGGGGCGACACGCGCCTCAAGGCCCTGCTGCAGCTGATGGCGGCGGGCGAGGCGGGGAGGCACCTCGCCTACTTCACCTTCGGCGACACGGGGCTGCGCGACGACGTGTTCGAGCTGCACGCCCTGCTGGCCAAGCACGGGGTCACCGTGG GCGAGCTGTGGAAGATGCTGGTGCAGTACCACGAGCGGAGCAGAGGCGACGGAGAGATGCTGCAGAACCTCTACCCGTACCTGCGCAAGACCGTCGCGCGCCGCGCGTCCGCAGCCGGGAGCGCGCAAGCGCGAAGATCCCCGAGCGGCTCCGCGAAGCCCGGGCATGCGGTCAGGACAG TCGCACAGAGCCCCAGCTGCGAGGCTTCGAAGCGCTCGAGCCCGTCCCAGGGCAAGCCGTGGCCCCGGCAGAAGCTCCTAAGCACGGACGACCTTGAGGCGCTGAGCGTGTTCGTGCAGGACGAGGCGGTGGCGGCCGGAGGGGGGACAGCGGAGGAGGGGAACACGCCCGAGAGCAAGCGCGCAGGGAGGAAGGAGAGGCGGGGGCAAGAGGGCCGGCTGCTCTCCTTCCTGGACGACTGCGACAAGAAGGCGCAGACCACTATAGTGGACTACTTCCGCCCCAAGTAG
- the LOC134539196 gene encoding poly(ADP-ribose) glycohydrolase isoform X3 has product MEDKTENYRGKNLQKDYEFTEPMSEDMFEDDFPMLEEGASQSSSKSNAVSKDGDGDLAEEELGSWRGQRLSDLPNRHCPALPPVAPSASHTVLFELPVQSGCLPRPHPPRLKDKWDSNHVRMPCSPMSMYPVQNDGADGKAESLRPRWDIIEEALLKPITSSHQLQEAIFSYNARYDFWDFSTLHSFCTEYLSSTESARFFTVLLPMVVQLALRLPALVTGGVPLLAQHAGRAVSLSQQQVACLLANAFLCTFPRRNSSRRSSEYSSYPDINFSRLFCSARKNSTCCLEKLQCIVHYFWRVCTKMPEGVVTFSRQYVSQARLPAWAGSRSLLPLLHVSSTGTIEDEGGGCLQVDFANKKVGGGVLGAGCVQEEIRFVICPELLAARLFTQELDSTEALVVVGCERYSSYTGYGDTFKWAGDYVDSTPRDSSGRRSCAIVAMDALLLDAARSQFAPSCMQRELNKAYAGFHSPELPAGRLCPVATGNWGCGAFRGDTRLKALLQLMAAGEAGRHLAYFTFGDTGLRDDVFELHALLAKHGVTVGELWKMLVQYHERSRGDGEMLQNLYPYLRKTVARRASAAGSAQARRSPSGSAKPGHAVRTVAQSPSCEASKRSSPSQGKPWPRQKLLSTDDLEALSVFVQDEAVAAGGGTAEEGNTPESKRAGRKERRGQEGRLLSFLDDCDKKAQTTIVDYFRPK; this is encoded by the exons ATGGAAGATAAAACTGAAAATTATCGTG GAAAAAACTTACAGAAAGATTATGAATTTACGGAGCCAATGTCGGAAGACATGTTTGAAGATGACTTTCCAATGCTGGAAGAAGGAGCAAGTCAAAGCTCTTCAAAATCTAatg CGGTGTCCAAGGACGGAGATGGCGACCTGGCGGAGGAGGAACTGGGGTCGTGGCGGGGGCAGCGACTCTCGGACCTGCCCAACAGGCACTGCCCCGCGCTGCCGCCCGTGGCACCTTCGGCCAGCCACACCGTGCTGTTTGAG TTGCCGGTGCAGAGCGGGTGCCTGCCCCGGCCCCACCCGCCCCGGCTGAAAGACAAGTGGGACAGCAACCATGTGCGAATGCCCTGCTCGCCCATGAGCATGTACCCAGTCCAGAAC GATGGGGCGGACGGCAAGGCGGAGTCGCTGCGGCCTCGCTGGGACATCATCGAGGAAGCACTACTCAAGCCTATTACGTCCAGCCACCAGCTGCAGGAGGCAATATTCTCCTACAACGCACGATACGACTTCTGGGACTTTTCCACCCTTCACTCTTTCTGCACAGAG TACCTGTCGAGCACGGAGTCGGCGCGCTTCTTCACAGTCCTGCTGCCCATGGTGGTGCAGCTGGCCCTGCGGCTGCCCGCGCTGGTGACGGGCGGCGTGCCGCTGCTGGCCCAGCACGCCGGCCGCGCAGTCAGCCTCTCCCAGCAGCAGGTGGCCTGCCTGCTGGCCAACGCCTTCCTCTGCACCTTCCCCCGCCGCAACTCCTCCCGGCGCTCCTCCGAGTACAGCAGCTACCCCGACATCAACTTCAGCCG GTTGTTCTGCTCCGCTCGCAAGAACTCCACGTGCTGCCTGGAGAAGCTTCAGTGCATCGTGCACTACTTCTGGCGGGTCTGCACCAAAA TGCCGGAGGGCGTGGTCACCTTCTCCCGCCAGTACGTGTCGCAGGCGCGGCTGCCGGCGTGGGCCGGGTCCCGGAGCCTGCTCCCGCTGCTCCACGTGTCCAGCACGGGCACCATCGAGGACGAGGGGGGCGGCTGCCTGCAGGTCGACTTCGCCAACAA GAAGGTCGGCGGCGGCGTGCTGGGCGCGGGGTGCGTGCAGGAGGAGATACGCTTCGTGATCTGCCCCGAGCTCTTGGCGGCCCGCCTGTTCACCCAGGAGCTGGACAGCACAGAGGCCCTCGTCGTCGTCG GCTGTGAGCGGTACAGCTCCTACACGGGCTACGGGGACACCTTCAAGTGGGCCGGCGACTACGTGGACTCGACCCCGCGAGACAGCTCCGGCCGGCGGTCGTGTGCCATCGTCGCGATGGATGCCTTGCTGCTGGATGCCGCCCGGTCCCAGTTCGCCCCCTCGTGCATGCAGCGGGAGCTGAACAAG GCGTACGCGGGGTTCCACAGCCCGGAGCTGCCCGCGGGGCGGCTCTGCCCCGTCGCCACGGGCAACTGGGGGTGCGGCGCCTTCAGGGGCGACACGCGCCTCAAGGCCCTGCTGCAGCTGATGGCGGCGGGCGAGGCGGGGAGGCACCTCGCCTACTTCACCTTCGGCGACACGGGGCTGCGCGACGACGTGTTCGAGCTGCACGCCCTGCTGGCCAAGCACGGGGTCACCGTGG GCGAGCTGTGGAAGATGCTGGTGCAGTACCACGAGCGGAGCAGAGGCGACGGAGAGATGCTGCAGAACCTCTACCCGTACCTGCGCAAGACCGTCGCGCGCCGCGCGTCCGCAGCCGGGAGCGCGCAAGCGCGAAGATCCCCGAGCGGCTCCGCGAAGCCCGGGCATGCGGTCAGGACAG TCGCACAGAGCCCCAGCTGCGAGGCTTCGAAGCGCTCGAGCCCGTCCCAGGGCAAGCCGTGGCCCCGGCAGAAGCTCCTAAGCACGGACGACCTTGAGGCGCTGAGCGTGTTCGTGCAGGACGAGGCGGTGGCGGCCGGAGGGGGGACAGCGGAGGAGGGGAACACGCCCGAGAGCAAGCGCGCAGGGAGGAAGGAGAGGCGGGGGCAAGAGGGCCGGCTGCTCTCCTTCCTGGACGACTGCGACAAGAAGGCGCAGACCACTATAGTGGACTACTTCCGCCCCAAGTAG
- the LOC134539196 gene encoding poly(ADP-ribose) glycohydrolase isoform X6 translates to MHSLIPLCVCCKCHKGSGQCPYHEDTDLRTWINTPSPTPGKNLQKDYEFTEPMSEDMFEDDFPMLEEGASQSSSKSNAVSKDGDGDLAEEELGSWRGQRLSDLPNRHCPALPPVAPSASHTVLFELPVQSGCLPRPHPPRLKDKWDSNHVRMPCSPMSMYPVQNDGADGKAESLRPRWDIIEEALLKPITSSHQLQEAIFSYNARYDFWDFSTLHSFCTEYLSSTESARFFTVLLPMVVQLALRLPALVTGGVPLLAQHAGRAVSLSQQQVACLLANAFLCTFPRRNSSRRSSEYSSYPDINFSRLFCSARKNSTCCLEKLQCIVHYFWRVCTKMPEGVVTFSRQYVSQARLPAWAGSRSLLPLLHVSSTGTIEDEGGGCLQVDFANKKVGGGVLGAGCVQEEIRFVICPELLAARLFTQELDSTEALVVVGCERYSSYTGYGDTFKWAGDYVDSTPRDSSGRRSCAIVAMDALLLDAARSQFAPSCMQRELNKASCGRCWCSTTSGAEATERCCRTSTRTCARPSRAARPQPGARKREDPRAAPRSPGMRSGQSHRAPAARLRSARARPRASRGPGRSS, encoded by the exons ATGCACTCCCTCATTccattgtgtgtgtgttgtaagtGCCACAAAGGGAGCGGCCAGTGCCCTTACCATGAAGACACAGATCTACGTACTTGGATCAACACCCCTTCACCAACTCCAG GAAAAAACTTACAGAAAGATTATGAATTTACGGAGCCAATGTCGGAAGACATGTTTGAAGATGACTTTCCAATGCTGGAAGAAGGAGCAAGTCAAAGCTCTTCAAAATCTAatg CGGTGTCCAAGGACGGAGATGGCGACCTGGCGGAGGAGGAACTGGGGTCGTGGCGGGGGCAGCGACTCTCGGACCTGCCCAACAGGCACTGCCCCGCGCTGCCGCCCGTGGCACCTTCGGCCAGCCACACCGTGCTGTTTGAG TTGCCGGTGCAGAGCGGGTGCCTGCCCCGGCCCCACCCGCCCCGGCTGAAAGACAAGTGGGACAGCAACCATGTGCGAATGCCCTGCTCGCCCATGAGCATGTACCCAGTCCAGAAC GATGGGGCGGACGGCAAGGCGGAGTCGCTGCGGCCTCGCTGGGACATCATCGAGGAAGCACTACTCAAGCCTATTACGTCCAGCCACCAGCTGCAGGAGGCAATATTCTCCTACAACGCACGATACGACTTCTGGGACTTTTCCACCCTTCACTCTTTCTGCACAGAG TACCTGTCGAGCACGGAGTCGGCGCGCTTCTTCACAGTCCTGCTGCCCATGGTGGTGCAGCTGGCCCTGCGGCTGCCCGCGCTGGTGACGGGCGGCGTGCCGCTGCTGGCCCAGCACGCCGGCCGCGCAGTCAGCCTCTCCCAGCAGCAGGTGGCCTGCCTGCTGGCCAACGCCTTCCTCTGCACCTTCCCCCGCCGCAACTCCTCCCGGCGCTCCTCCGAGTACAGCAGCTACCCCGACATCAACTTCAGCCG GTTGTTCTGCTCCGCTCGCAAGAACTCCACGTGCTGCCTGGAGAAGCTTCAGTGCATCGTGCACTACTTCTGGCGGGTCTGCACCAAAA TGCCGGAGGGCGTGGTCACCTTCTCCCGCCAGTACGTGTCGCAGGCGCGGCTGCCGGCGTGGGCCGGGTCCCGGAGCCTGCTCCCGCTGCTCCACGTGTCCAGCACGGGCACCATCGAGGACGAGGGGGGCGGCTGCCTGCAGGTCGACTTCGCCAACAA GAAGGTCGGCGGCGGCGTGCTGGGCGCGGGGTGCGTGCAGGAGGAGATACGCTTCGTGATCTGCCCCGAGCTCTTGGCGGCCCGCCTGTTCACCCAGGAGCTGGACAGCACAGAGGCCCTCGTCGTCGTCG GCTGTGAGCGGTACAGCTCCTACACGGGCTACGGGGACACCTTCAAGTGGGCCGGCGACTACGTGGACTCGACCCCGCGAGACAGCTCCGGCCGGCGGTCGTGTGCCATCGTCGCGATGGATGCCTTGCTGCTGGATGCCGCCCGGTCCCAGTTCGCCCCCTCGTGCATGCAGCGGGAGCTGAACAAG GCGAGCTGTGGAAGATGCTGGTGCAGTACCACGAGCGGAGCAGAGGCGACGGAGAGATGCTGCAGAACCTCTACCCGTACCTGCGCAAGACCGTCGCGCGCCGCGCGTCCGCAGCCGGGAGCGCGCAAGCGCGAAGATCCCCGAGCGGCTCCGCGAAGCCCGGGCATGCGGTCAGGACAG TCGCACAGAGCCCCAGCTGCGAGGCTTCGAAGCGCTCGAGCCCGTCCCAGGGCAAGCCGTGGCCCCGGCAGAAGCTCCTAA
- the LOC134539196 gene encoding poly(ADP-ribose) glycohydrolase isoform X4, which translates to MHSLIPLCVCCKCHKGSGQCPYHEDTDLRTWINTPSPTPAVSKDGDGDLAEEELGSWRGQRLSDLPNRHCPALPPVAPSASHTVLFELPVQSGCLPRPHPPRLKDKWDSNHVRMPCSPMSMYPVQNDGADGKAESLRPRWDIIEEALLKPITSSHQLQEAIFSYNARYDFWDFSTLHSFCTEYLSSTESARFFTVLLPMVVQLALRLPALVTGGVPLLAQHAGRAVSLSQQQVACLLANAFLCTFPRRNSSRRSSEYSSYPDINFSRLFCSARKNSTCCLEKLQCIVHYFWRVCTKMPEGVVTFSRQYVSQARLPAWAGSRSLLPLLHVSSTGTIEDEGGGCLQVDFANKKVGGGVLGAGCVQEEIRFVICPELLAARLFTQELDSTEALVVVGCERYSSYTGYGDTFKWAGDYVDSTPRDSSGRRSCAIVAMDALLLDAARSQFAPSCMQRELNKAYAGFHSPELPAGRLCPVATGNWGCGAFRGDTRLKALLQLMAAGEAGRHLAYFTFGDTGLRDDVFELHALLAKHGVTVGELWKMLVQYHERSRGDGEMLQNLYPYLRKTVARRASAAGSAQARRSPSGSAKPGHAVRTVAQSPSCEASKRSSPSQGKPWPRQKLLSTDDLEALSVFVQDEAVAAGGGTAEEGNTPESKRAGRKERRGQEGRLLSFLDDCDKKAQTTIVDYFRPK; encoded by the exons ATGCACTCCCTCATTccattgtgtgtgtgttgtaagtGCCACAAAGGGAGCGGCCAGTGCCCTTACCATGAAGACACAGATCTACGTACTTGGATCAACACCCCTTCACCAACTCCAG CGGTGTCCAAGGACGGAGATGGCGACCTGGCGGAGGAGGAACTGGGGTCGTGGCGGGGGCAGCGACTCTCGGACCTGCCCAACAGGCACTGCCCCGCGCTGCCGCCCGTGGCACCTTCGGCCAGCCACACCGTGCTGTTTGAG TTGCCGGTGCAGAGCGGGTGCCTGCCCCGGCCCCACCCGCCCCGGCTGAAAGACAAGTGGGACAGCAACCATGTGCGAATGCCCTGCTCGCCCATGAGCATGTACCCAGTCCAGAAC GATGGGGCGGACGGCAAGGCGGAGTCGCTGCGGCCTCGCTGGGACATCATCGAGGAAGCACTACTCAAGCCTATTACGTCCAGCCACCAGCTGCAGGAGGCAATATTCTCCTACAACGCACGATACGACTTCTGGGACTTTTCCACCCTTCACTCTTTCTGCACAGAG TACCTGTCGAGCACGGAGTCGGCGCGCTTCTTCACAGTCCTGCTGCCCATGGTGGTGCAGCTGGCCCTGCGGCTGCCCGCGCTGGTGACGGGCGGCGTGCCGCTGCTGGCCCAGCACGCCGGCCGCGCAGTCAGCCTCTCCCAGCAGCAGGTGGCCTGCCTGCTGGCCAACGCCTTCCTCTGCACCTTCCCCCGCCGCAACTCCTCCCGGCGCTCCTCCGAGTACAGCAGCTACCCCGACATCAACTTCAGCCG GTTGTTCTGCTCCGCTCGCAAGAACTCCACGTGCTGCCTGGAGAAGCTTCAGTGCATCGTGCACTACTTCTGGCGGGTCTGCACCAAAA TGCCGGAGGGCGTGGTCACCTTCTCCCGCCAGTACGTGTCGCAGGCGCGGCTGCCGGCGTGGGCCGGGTCCCGGAGCCTGCTCCCGCTGCTCCACGTGTCCAGCACGGGCACCATCGAGGACGAGGGGGGCGGCTGCCTGCAGGTCGACTTCGCCAACAA GAAGGTCGGCGGCGGCGTGCTGGGCGCGGGGTGCGTGCAGGAGGAGATACGCTTCGTGATCTGCCCCGAGCTCTTGGCGGCCCGCCTGTTCACCCAGGAGCTGGACAGCACAGAGGCCCTCGTCGTCGTCG GCTGTGAGCGGTACAGCTCCTACACGGGCTACGGGGACACCTTCAAGTGGGCCGGCGACTACGTGGACTCGACCCCGCGAGACAGCTCCGGCCGGCGGTCGTGTGCCATCGTCGCGATGGATGCCTTGCTGCTGGATGCCGCCCGGTCCCAGTTCGCCCCCTCGTGCATGCAGCGGGAGCTGAACAAG GCGTACGCGGGGTTCCACAGCCCGGAGCTGCCCGCGGGGCGGCTCTGCCCCGTCGCCACGGGCAACTGGGGGTGCGGCGCCTTCAGGGGCGACACGCGCCTCAAGGCCCTGCTGCAGCTGATGGCGGCGGGCGAGGCGGGGAGGCACCTCGCCTACTTCACCTTCGGCGACACGGGGCTGCGCGACGACGTGTTCGAGCTGCACGCCCTGCTGGCCAAGCACGGGGTCACCGTGG GCGAGCTGTGGAAGATGCTGGTGCAGTACCACGAGCGGAGCAGAGGCGACGGAGAGATGCTGCAGAACCTCTACCCGTACCTGCGCAAGACCGTCGCGCGCCGCGCGTCCGCAGCCGGGAGCGCGCAAGCGCGAAGATCCCCGAGCGGCTCCGCGAAGCCCGGGCATGCGGTCAGGACAG TCGCACAGAGCCCCAGCTGCGAGGCTTCGAAGCGCTCGAGCCCGTCCCAGGGCAAGCCGTGGCCCCGGCAGAAGCTCCTAAGCACGGACGACCTTGAGGCGCTGAGCGTGTTCGTGCAGGACGAGGCGGTGGCGGCCGGAGGGGGGACAGCGGAGGAGGGGAACACGCCCGAGAGCAAGCGCGCAGGGAGGAAGGAGAGGCGGGGGCAAGAGGGCCGGCTGCTCTCCTTCCTGGACGACTGCGACAAGAAGGCGCAGACCACTATAGTGGACTACTTCCGCCCCAAGTAG